The DNA sequence TTAAAAAAATTTCGTGCAATCAATTTGTTATTGGCAACAGAAACTATAATACCATCTTAAAAAGATAAAAGCAAGTATTTCTTACGCAGTAATTTCACAGTATCACCGATGTTTATACATAAGCGGGAAACTCTCATTCCCACTTATGTATGTATGCTGGTTTATAACTTTTTAACTTACCAATTAGCACGGACGGATCTTCTTCCATTATTATAAGCTTCCTATATTCTTCTTTAACAAAGCCTTGTTCAATCATATGATCAAATAAGCTCAGTAATGGCGTATAGTAGTTACTTACATTTAAAAGGCTACAAGGTTTTTGATGGTAACCTATTTGCGCCCAAGTCAGAACCTCAAAAAATTCCTCTAAAGTTCCAGACCCACCTGGCAGTGTAATAAAGCCGTCAGCCAATTCTGCCATCATCGCTTTACGTTCATGCATCGTCTCTACAATATGAAGCTCAGTTAGGTTGCCATGGGCAATTTCCACTCTCATTAATTTTTTCGGTATAACACCAATTGCCCTACCTCCATGTTCTATAACCGAATCT is a window from the Anaerobacillus alkaliphilus genome containing:
- a CDS encoding TIGR00730 family Rossman fold protein, translating into MKSIAVFCGSSDGNDPSYLDAARELGKKLAEEGIQLVYGGAQVGCMGAVADSVIEHGGRAIGVIPKKLMRVEIAHGNLTELHIVETMHERKAMMAELADGFITLPGGSGTLEEFFEVLTWAQIGYHQKPCSLLNVSNYYTPLLSLFDHMIEQGFVKEEYRKLIIMEEDPSVLIGKLKSYKPAYIHKWE